The genomic stretch GAAATATACGGGGACAGGCTGGACAAGCCTAGACGATGGAGAGTACGGATTGAATGTGAATGCATTCGGAAACGGCCGTCTTCCCGAGATGAAAGTATTTAATAACGCTTTGTATGCGATATGGCAGGAGGACGATTCATTAGGCGTTCAACAAATTCGCATTAAGAAATATGACGGGGATGAGTGGACAACCGCAGGCGGCGATGAGAACAATGGGCTGAATGCGGGTTCTTCAAGAAACGCGTTTAATCCCGCCCTTGCTGTTTTTGACAATGAGTTGTACGCAGTATGGGAGGAATTGAACGAATCAAACATTAAACAAATTCGCGTCAAGAAGTATGCAGGCGATACAAGCTGGATAAGTGTAGACGGAGACGGGTTGAATGCGGATTTTTCCAAAAACGCTCTTAATTCCAGTCTTGCGGTTCTCGACAATGCCTTGTATGTGATTTGGGAGGAACAGAACGATTCATACAGTTCCCAAATTCGCGCGAAGAAATATGACGGAAACAGATGGACAATTGTAGACATTAACGGTGCGAATGGCTTGGGTGTGGTCGCGACTAATCCGAGTCTGATCGCATTCGAGGATTCATTATATGCAGCGTGGGTTGAAAATGGAAAGATTCGGGTAGTCAAGCCAGGTATCTTAACAGAAACGACGGCGAGCACTTCGAACAACAGCTACAGCTTTAGCTCAAGCAGCGTCACAGCAGGCAGTACGGTGACGCTTACGGCAACCGGTGATCGTCAAGCGGAAGCGGGCGTTGTAAGCGGAGATGAAAGATATGTTCCTGTAAGCTGGTCATCGTCGCCAAGCGGCATGCAGGGAACATTCAACTTGGGCGGGGAAGGTTATGTGTCCACTTACACGCCTTCTGTCGCAGGCGCTGATACCGTAACTGTTGTGTTCAACAAGCAGAGATGGGATGGCGAATTGTGGACAGCTACAGCCGATATCGATTCGAAAACGACGACGATCACGGTAGTCGAGGCGCCTACCTACACGATCGACGCAATTTCCGATCAAATGTTAATAGAGCTTATTCAAGGCTACGGCTCGGATTCTCAAGAAATAAAAACAATTCAGATTACGAATACCGGCACCGGCAGCTTGACGAACTTGTCCGCATCGCTGAGTGGTATGAATGCTGAAGATTTTGTCATCACACAGCCAGATGCGACCGTTAATAGCGGAGCACCCGCCACAAGCTTTACCGTTCAAGCAAGCAATGGCTTGCCAGCGGGCACGTACACTTCAATCATTACGGTAACGGCGGATAATATGGCACCTGTAGCATTCTCCGTAACTCAAGCGGTGAACTTGCCAAACGCTCCCGCAAATCCGCACAATCTTGTGGCTGCCGGAGGGGATCGGCAGATTGGTTTGAGCTGGAATACGGTAACAGGCGCAACGTATTACAATATTTATATGGCTGTTGATTCAGGTCAATTTGACGATGAACCAATAGTTGTCGTTGAGGATAATTCCTACATTGTGCAAAATCTAATAAATGGCACGGCCTATTCCTTTGTAGTGAAAGCGGGAAATGCGGGAGGTCTGAGTGCGGAGTCGAATCAAGTCAATGCAACGCCTGCGACCTTACCGTCTTCGCCGACGAATGTAACAGCAGTCACCGGAAACGGACAAGCCTCAATTACATTTACAGCTCCGGCAGACAATGGAGGAAGTGAAGTTACTGGTTATGAGGTTACGGCAACACCGGGTAATGTGCTTACTACAGGCCTGACAAGCCCGATTGTCGTGACAGGCTTAACGAATGGCATCAGCTATACGTTTACGGTAAAGGCGATTAGCGCGGCAGGAAAGAGTGAGTCGTCCATCGAATCCAATTCCATCGTTCCGGCATTGCCGCCTAGCAGCGACGATAATGCTCCAGCGCGTCCAGAAACAACCAATAATGGAGTAGAAATCCTCGTTAACGGCAAAGTGGAGAATGCGGGAACCGCAACGATGAGCAAGCGACAAGATCAATCCGTCATTACAGTGACTGTTGATCAGAAGAAGCTTGATGACAAGCTGAAGGAGGAAGGGCAGCATACCGTTGTCACAATCCCAGTCAATACCAATTCTGATGTCGTGATTGTCGAACTAAACGGGGAAATGGTTAAAAATCTGGAAAGCAAGCAGGCGGTTCTGGAAATTAAAACGGACAAATCGACCTATACGCTGCCTGCACTGCAGCTCAATATGGATGCCATCATTAAGCAACTTGGCGAATCGGTCAATTTGAATGACATCAAGCTGCAGATCGAAATCGCAGCTTCTCCAAATCATATGTCGCAAGTGGTAGAGAGTGCAGCAGCTAAATACGAGTTTGTGCTTGTCGTGCCTCCGCTCGATTTTACCATTAGAGCCGTGTATGGCAGCACGACTGTCGATGTATTTCAATTCAATGCCTATGTCGAAAGAATGATAGCAATTCCGGACGGCGTAGATCCGAACAATATTACAACTGGTGTAGTGGTTGATCCGGACGGAACCGTTCGCCATGTACCGACTAAGATCGTGCGTATTGATGGGAAATATTATGCGCAGATCAACAGCTTGACGAACAGCATGTATTCAATTGTTTGGAATCCGCTTGAATTCAATGATGTGTTCGGCCATTGGTCGGAGCAAGCTGTCAACGACATGGGCTCAAGAATGATTGTTTCGGGTGCGGGTAACGGCATATTCAATCCTGATCAAGATATTACTCGTGCTGAATTTGCGGCTATCCTCGTTCGGGGTCTGGGACTCAAGCCGGAGGATGGAACAGCGCCGTTCTCGGATGTGAAGGCATCGGACTGGTACAGCGGCGTGATTAACACGGCTTATGAATATCAATTGATTAACGGCTTCGAGGATGGATCGTTCCGACCGAACCAGAAGATCACAAGAGAGCAGGCTATGGTTATCATCTCTAAAGCGATGTCGATAACCGGGCTGAAGGAGAAGCTTCCGAATCATGAGACCAATATAACGTTGCGCCCGTACACAGATGCGGAACAAATATCCGATTGGGCGATCAGCAGCATAGCCGACAATGTTGGGGCAGGTATTGTAAGCGGGAAACCTGGCAATCTATTAGCGCCAAAGGCATTCATAACGAGGGCCGAGGTTGCGGTGATTGTACAAAAGCTGCTTCAAAAGTCCGAACTTATTTAAAAGTATAAAAAGCGTTTGCTCCCCGTGTTTGACGTATAGTCATAGTGGGAACATCAATTCAGTAAGTGGCCTTAGTCTTGAATTCTATGAGACTAAGGCCTTTTTTTTAAAACTATGAGTATTCTTACATATCACTGAGAAATGAGCTTTTCTTCTAATGGACGCTGATAGCCGTTTCACCTTGGCTGTTACAGCTATGTTATAATGCTGACAAGATTATAAATTAGAGGGAGGCTGTCATTGCTATGTCCATACCTGAAAAATGGATA from Paenibacillus sp. FSL H8-0548 encodes the following:
- a CDS encoding S-layer homology domain-containing protein, with amino-acid sequence MNANRLLIITLIVSLIVGAGAFPQAVQAESTEYAFNTPHGVAVDEDGILYVTDTGKHAVFVLDSDGNLIRTLGTPGASGSSNSHLNYPQGVAVGKDAGGQKRIYVLDAFNMRIQIFDDTGLYLNTWTFTDGGTVDIKIGNGKIYVVSQNYSILIFNPADGTYVSRVVYNLLEGANRRPTGLDIGVDGKLYVTTSDGNLIYILNSDAVSKLATLEVGIASNSRLTIDSSGKLYVVESSNYAVRVFSSNGTLLQTLGTPGTQGTDNNGFRLPRAVAVDANGTMYVTDMTAKKVKVFTADGTYITSYPLPLAVQITGFDAIEDVQAGAEGNSAYADAAAVIAALPGSVTANNELITVPVASWLDTDGYNPNEAGSYTFTAVLGGIPAGYANGGNYTAMIEVVVIPYIPIVWKPADSGGLNVDALSNADSPSLAVINNELYAVWQEYNGTANQIRVKKYDGAKWISIDGSDVNGLNMDASQGASIPKLIGFDHTLYAVWSETSGNADQIRVKKYGDDGWESAEGDQSTGLNLKPEQGAGSPSLAVFNDSLYAIWEDLGGSYGSEIRVKKYTGTGWTSLDDGEYGLNVNAFGNGRLPEMKVFNNALYAIWQEDDSLGVQQIRIKKYDGDEWTTAGGDENNGLNAGSSRNAFNPALAVFDNELYAVWEELNESNIKQIRVKKYAGDTSWISVDGDGLNADFSKNALNSSLAVLDNALYVIWEEQNDSYSSQIRAKKYDGNRWTIVDINGANGLGVVATNPSLIAFEDSLYAAWVENGKIRVVKPGILTETTASTSNNSYSFSSSSVTAGSTVTLTATGDRQAEAGVVSGDERYVPVSWSSSPSGMQGTFNLGGEGYVSTYTPSVAGADTVTVVFNKQRWDGELWTATADIDSKTTTITVVEAPTYTIDAISDQMLIELIQGYGSDSQEIKTIQITNTGTGSLTNLSASLSGMNAEDFVITQPDATVNSGAPATSFTVQASNGLPAGTYTSIITVTADNMAPVAFSVTQAVNLPNAPANPHNLVAAGGDRQIGLSWNTVTGATYYNIYMAVDSGQFDDEPIVVVEDNSYIVQNLINGTAYSFVVKAGNAGGLSAESNQVNATPATLPSSPTNVTAVTGNGQASITFTAPADNGGSEVTGYEVTATPGNVLTTGLTSPIVVTGLTNGISYTFTVKAISAAGKSESSIESNSIVPALPPSSDDNAPARPETTNNGVEILVNGKVENAGTATMSKRQDQSVITVTVDQKKLDDKLKEEGQHTVVTIPVNTNSDVVIVELNGEMVKNLESKQAVLEIKTDKSTYTLPALQLNMDAIIKQLGESVNLNDIKLQIEIAASPNHMSQVVESAAAKYEFVLVVPPLDFTIRAVYGSTTVDVFQFNAYVERMIAIPDGVDPNNITTGVVVDPDGTVRHVPTKIVRIDGKYYAQINSLTNSMYSIVWNPLEFNDVFGHWSEQAVNDMGSRMIVSGAGNGIFNPDQDITRAEFAAILVRGLGLKPEDGTAPFSDVKASDWYSGVINTAYEYQLINGFEDGSFRPNQKITREQAMVIISKAMSITGLKEKLPNHETNITLRPYTDAEQISDWAISSIADNVGAGIVSGKPGNLLAPKAFITRAEVAVIVQKLLQKSELI